From Ischnura elegans chromosome 13 unlocalized genomic scaffold, ioIscEleg1.1 SUPER_13_unloc_1, whole genome shotgun sequence, a single genomic window includes:
- the LOC124172375 gene encoding zinc finger protein 271-like, translated as MMFNVKEENEQLLSGGNYPAFNSPNTAGISNDAVDPLATHDMCTVKEENEQLLSEGNYPAFNSPNTAGISNDAVDPLATHDLPMFTEDEKLIDNWKMTNDSTTEAAGLSTAHEVQMETKFSSCMLKERNVRVDLGNDCNTSSCSVTLIESINGPSHEGEGRNALDGDLEKCGTVLPDKITSCSLLDDGQCYTKCIPASKNSGDGATMTFVGERHDVDAPNVMDTLTFTRENSTIEDEAVVRDRGEVQENCSIKNLGNSYPSQEKVYHCFNCRYEFNTNDDLIKHMEIHFVKSNLNLDAESSMEKSESFTIPASSEESNNSCESSTSETLKGSKRKSVGPMQKVIMPVLKISGGLGEKKTVGGLRSFDGDGKANTQNMSSESTSCTGNLQNHTLGGTKGGPYCCSVCNKSFALIRSLSNHMHAHTGTKHYPCGIGKSFSNTANLNKHISMHAKEKPFSCNDCAKTFSRKDALVMHLRSHKKEKPFSCSDCAKSFSTRSKLTLHLRVHTGEKPFACKICDKSFARKSHLTDHLRCHSGEKPYSCNYCAESFSHKSQLTLHTWTHTGEKPFSCKICCKSFISNSHLTNHMFTHTGEKPFSCYYCAKSFSRKHTLAIHLQTHTGNKPFLCKDCAKSFSRKNALMMHSQVHSGEKPFACKICGKSFTRNSNLTNHLRCHSGEKPFSCSYCAESFSQKSQLTLHTWTHTGEKPFSCKICCKSFISNSHLTKHMFTHTGEKPFSCNYCAKSFSRKDTLTIHLQSHTGDKPFSCKDCAKSFSRKDRLMMHLRVHKGEKPFACKICGKSFTRNSNLTDHLRCHSGEKPFSCSYCAESFSQKRQLTLHTWTHTGEKPFSCKICSKSFISNSHLTKHMFTHTGEKPFSCNYCAKSFSRKDTLTIHLQSHTGDKPFSCNDCAKSFSRKDRLVLHLHTHTC; from the exons CCTATGTTTACGGAGGATGAAAAACTGATTGATAATTGGAAAATGACCAATGACTCCACGACCGAGGCTGCAG GGCTGTCAACTGCTCACGAAGTgcaaatggaaacaaaattcagTTCATGTATGCTGAAGGAAAGAAATGTAAGGGTTGATCTTGGCAATGACTGCAATACTTCGTCATGCTCAGTGACTCTCATTGAATCAATAAATGGGCCATCCCATgaaggggaaggaaggaatgCATTAGATggagacttggaaaaatgtggcaCTGTTCTTCCTGATAAGATAACATCTTGTTCACTTCTTGATGATGGACAGTGTTATACCAAATGTATTCCAGCATCTAAAAACAGTGGAGATGGAGCAACAATGACTTTTGTTGGGGAAAGACATGACGTTGATGCACCAAATGTCATGGACACCCTTACATTTACCAGGGAGAACAGCACAATTGAAGATGAGGCTGTCGTGAGAGACAGAGGAGAGGTACAAGAGAACTGCTCAATCAAAAATCTTGGGAACAGTTACCCATCACAGGAAAAGGTGTATCATTGTTTCAACTGCAGATATGAATTCAACACCAATGATGATCTGATCaaacacatggaaattcattttgtaaaaagCAATTTGAATCTTGATGCAGAATCATCTATGGAAAAAAGTGAGTCTTTCACAATCCCTGCATCAAGtgaagaaagtaataattcttGTGAGTCATCCACCTCTGAGACATTGAAAGGATCGAAAAGGAAAAGTGTAGGGCCAATGCAAAAAGTAATTATGCCTGTTTTAAAAATCTCTGGTGGACTAGGAGAGAAGAAAACTGTGGGAGGATTGAGAAGTTTTGATGGAGATGGGAAAGCAAACACACAGAATATGTCCTCAGAGTCCACCTCTTGCACTGGAAACCTTCAAAATCATACACTAGGAGGTACAAAAGGAGGGCCATACTGTTGCAGTGTGTGCAATAAGTCTTTTGCTCTGATTCGCAGTCTTAGCAATCACATGCATGCACACACAGGGACAAAACATTATCCATGTGGAATAGGCAAGTCTTTCTCTAATACTGCTAACCTCAATAAACACATAAGTATGCACGCAAAGGAGAAACCTTTCTCATGCAATGATTGTGCCAAAACTTTCTCTAGAAAGGACGCACTCGTGATGCACTTGCGTTCACACAAAaaggagaagcctttttcatgcagtGATTGCGCAAAGTCTTTCTCTACTAGAAGCAAACTCACTTTACACTTGCGcgtacacacaggagagaaaccATTTGCATGTAAGATTTGCGACAAGTCTTTTGCTAGGAAATCTCATCTTACTGACCATCTCCGTTGCcactcgggagagaagccttatTCATGCAACTATTGTGCCGagtctttctctcataagagCCAACTCACTCTACACACTTGGACTCACAcaggagagaaacctttctcGTGCAAGATATGTTGCAAATCCTTCATATCGAATTCTCATCTCACCAATCACATGTttacacacacaggagagaagccatTTTCCTGCTATTATTGCGCTAAATCTTTCTCCAGAAAGCACACTCTCGCCATACACCTGCAAACACACACGGGAAACAAACCTTTTTTATGTAAAGATTGCGCTAAATCATTCTCCAGAAAGAACGCACTCATGATGCATTCACAGGTACACTCAGGAGAGAAACCATTTGCGTGCAAGATTTGCGGCAAGTCTTTTACTAGGAATTCTAATCTCACCAACCATCTCCGTTGCcactcgggagagaagcctttttcatgcagcTATTGCGCcgagtctttctctcaaaagagccAACTCACTCTACACACCTGGactcacacgggagagaaacctttctcGTGCAAAATATGTTGCAAATCTTTCATCTCCAATTCTCATCTCACCAAGCACATGTttacacacacaggagagaagccatTTTCCTGCAATTATTGTGCTAAATCTTTCTCCAGAAAGGACACTCTCACCATACACTTACAATCACACACTGGAGACAAACCTTTTTCATGTAAAGATTGCGCCAAGTCTTTCTCTAGAAAGGACAGACTCATGATGCACTTGCGCGTACACAAAGGAGAGAAACCATTTGCGTGCAAGATTTGCGGCAAGTCTTTTACTAGGAATTCTAATCTCACCGACCATCTCCGTTGCcactcgggagagaagcctttttcatgcagcTATTGCGCcgagtctttctctcaaaagcgCCAACTCACTCTACACACCTGGACTCACAcaggagagaaacctttctcGTGCAAGATATGTAGCAAATCTTTCATCTCGAATTCTCATCTCACCAAGCACATGTttacacacacaggagagaagccatTTTCCTGCAATTATTGCGCTAAATCTTTCTCCAGAAAGGACACTCTCACCATACACTTACAATCACACACAGGAGACAAACCTTTTTCATGTAACGATTGCGCCAAGTCTTTCTCTAGAAAGGACAGACTCGTCCTACACTTGCACACACACACATGCTAG